From Lentimicrobiaceae bacterium, a single genomic window includes:
- a CDS encoding DUF3276 family protein — MEEFDNRDQKDEIFSKAIRAGKRTYFFDVKATKTDEYYITITESKRRFDNDNGKFTYEKHKLFLYKEDFEKFSNGLADAVNFCETGEVPVETHVAETKESINDIEFEDFDFDSK, encoded by the coding sequence ATGGAAGAGTTTGACAACAGAGATCAGAAAGACGAAATTTTCTCCAAAGCAATCAGAGCAGGCAAAAGAACTTACTTTTTTGATGTAAAAGCAACAAAAACAGACGAATATTATATTACCATTACCGAAAGCAAACGTCGTTTCGATAACGACAATGGCAAGTTCACCTATGAAAAACACAAACTGTTTCTGTATAAGGAAGATTTTGAGAAATTCAGCAACGGTTTGGCTGATGCTGTTAACTTTTGCGAAACCGGCGAAGTACCTGTTGAAACTCATGTAGCAGAAACAAAAGAAAGCATCAACGACATTGAGTTTGAAGATTTCGACTTTGACAGTAAATAA
- a CDS encoding transcription antitermination protein NusB, giving the protein MQALYAHFQSDDNQLNVSEKNLVSAIQSIYDLYIYFLSAVLEVSDFARNRMEDARQKFLPTEEEKNPNTRFIDNKFLLQLDTNRDLRRNIERLKISWADDQEMFRRIFLQMRDSEAFARYMSAETATYKDDKEIVVYLLGELMLGNDTFLSLFEEKNINWVDDVDTAAMMFAKTIKKWDAKMDEFQPLPPLIVTPDEEGDDLIRDFVIRLFRKTIFNSEKYAALIAARAQNWELERIAVLDVILIKMAITEFTEFPSIPLKVTINEYIEISKEYSTPRSRQFINGILDKLVNDLKAEGLIKKSGRGLLE; this is encoded by the coding sequence ATGCAGGCCCTTTATGCACATTTTCAATCTGATGATAATCAGTTGAATGTAAGCGAGAAAAACCTGGTTTCGGCCATCCAGAGCATTTACGATCTTTACATTTATTTCTTGTCAGCAGTGCTTGAAGTTTCTGACTTTGCCAGAAACAGAATGGAAGACGCCCGTCAGAAATTTTTGCCGACTGAAGAAGAAAAGAATCCCAATACCCGTTTTATTGATAATAAATTTCTGCTTCAGCTCGATACCAACCGCGATTTGAGGAGAAACATCGAACGCCTCAAAATTTCATGGGCAGACGATCAGGAAATGTTTCGCAGAATATTTCTTCAGATGCGCGACTCAGAAGCATTTGCCAGATATATGTCAGCCGAAACGGCTACCTATAAGGATGACAAAGAGATTGTTGTGTATTTGCTGGGTGAACTGATGCTGGGGAATGATACTTTCCTGAGTCTTTTTGAAGAGAAAAATATCAACTGGGTCGACGATGTGGACACCGCTGCCATGATGTTTGCTAAAACCATTAAAAAGTGGGATGCCAAAATGGATGAGTTTCAGCCTCTTCCACCGTTAATAGTTACGCCTGATGAGGAAGGTGATGATCTTATCCGCGACTTTGTAATCAGGTTGTTCAGAAAAACAATTTTTAACAGTGAAAAGTATGCAGCTTTGATTGCGGCCCGTGCTCAAAACTGGGAGCTTGAACGTATTGCTGTGCTTGATGTTATTCTGATTAAAATGGCTATTACTGAGTTTACCGAATTCCCGTCTATCCCGCTCAAGGTCACAATTAACGAATATATTGAGATTTCAAAAGAATACAGTACGCCCCGAAGCCGTCAGTTTATCAATGGCATTCTGGATAAACTTGTGAATGATCTTAAAGCTGAAGGGCTGATTAAAAAATCAGGCCGTGGACTACTCGAATAG
- a CDS encoding GNAT family N-acetyltransferase — MDYSNSVKLPAGYLIRDYSGADYAAVEKLWLETGLGSSARGDNQQIIQDTIDAGGHLLLVIADDESIIGTSWLTNDKRRTYLHHFGIDEKYRRRGLARALLQVSLQVARADGYQVKIEVHRENIPALNLYKKAAFGYLGDYDVYIIRDLNLI; from the coding sequence GTGGACTACTCGAATAGTGTAAAATTACCTGCGGGTTATCTTATTAGAGATTATAGTGGCGCTGATTACGCTGCTGTAGAAAAGCTATGGCTTGAAACCGGGCTGGGGAGCAGTGCCAGGGGTGACAACCAGCAAATTATTCAGGATACAATTGATGCAGGCGGTCATTTACTGTTGGTGATAGCTGACGATGAAAGTATAATTGGTACTTCATGGCTCACCAACGACAAACGTCGCACCTATCTGCACCACTTTGGCATTGATGAAAAATACAGACGCCGTGGACTGGCCCGTGCTTTGCTTCAGGTATCGCTGCAGGTTGCCAGGGCCGATGGCTATCAGGTAAAAATTGAAGTGCACCGCGAAAATATTCCGGCCCTCAACCTTTATAAAAAAGCCGCATTCGGTTATCTGGGCGATTATGATGTTTATATTATCAGAGATTTAAACCTGATATAG